Proteins co-encoded in one Bacillus paramycoides genomic window:
- a CDS encoding type 2 lanthipeptide synthetase LanM family protein, producing MQNVLKNSSYINERSINNKQMQENLKLELYWAKFFKNDKSLLAESINAISNISLESLNDYHYSDFSFRLDDEIVDLGSKYFDILGNKKYLEENFEMKIKKSIPFSTFFIPFLELGLSELKDKGISNQNFLDRPLLNLINRLFQISHKTLILEINVKRILANNHELTPEERYNIFLNDSLTDKHYLENFHNEYSVLFRLLLQTVKKWAEYISEIIENTQRDKLDLNLIYNQGNELGAIKGIDLGLGDSHNGKSVVLIEFESGKKIIYKPRSLCIDQQYNELIKFFNSQKATKNNFFEINVLDRKNYGWTEFIEHLGCKKETQVKDFYIRTGNLLALMYILNATDFHHENIIAHSEYPVPIDLESLMHQNFFDFNDGAKNKTAIQKADELIKKSVHSIGMLPHQAFLEKGNKNNVGVDLSGMGAKFEQKSSYKVQKIINLNSDLIRLDKDFFNIKSEKNNPYILGETIKNSDYIEEIKYGFHELYTWVMDHKNIMRNKLEQFNNLETRFILRPTNQYSRLLNQSFHPDFLRNGVTRDLFLHRVNINKPKKNNIDIIVKKEKKDLLNGDIPFFFTKVNEPHLYIDKLNRVDNYFKKSNRELIRSKITHLSKNDLSLQLNIIHMSVLAGDSQYSNESIEINLEKQPDKTILKNDYLKQAVKIGEYILSKAINGKVNNLPDYCWISTIFDGTEESNWRISPTGVDLYNGNAGVAIFLSYLSKLTNRTDFKKASYVSLNSIREQFKNTNPNELVHLGAFDGWAGCLYSMYIIAECWNDSELKEEVYNGVDVINASLKHVEEIDITSGLAGVLGILLSIYKTTDYQNALKGAETCANKIINSSVTIGKGIAWQSPLDNIAYTGFAHGTSGIVSMLARLYTINKDPTLLDTIKKGLCFERGNYVSSQKNWKRSFTDNTFQYSWCHGAPGILLSRLILKDIGYQDNLIDQEILTAISTTLERGVACNHSLCHGNFGQIEILKIASQLIDDTSLNNKIASLTEYVLQDIDLKGMDQLSSKRIETQGLMNGLAGYGYGLLAQSTDIPLPSLLMLGPVNH from the coding sequence ATGCAAAACGTACTTAAAAATAGTTCATATATCAATGAACGATCCATTAATAATAAGCAAATGCAAGAAAATCTTAAATTAGAATTATATTGGGCTAAATTTTTTAAAAATGATAAATCCTTATTAGCTGAATCGATAAATGCTATTTCGAATATCTCCTTAGAAAGCTTGAATGATTATCATTATTCTGATTTTTCATTCAGGTTAGATGATGAAATAGTTGATTTAGGGAGTAAATATTTCGATATTTTAGGTAATAAAAAATATCTAGAAGAAAATTTTGAAATGAAAATTAAAAAATCAATTCCTTTCTCTACTTTTTTTATCCCCTTTTTAGAATTGGGTCTTTCAGAACTAAAGGATAAAGGTATAAGTAATCAAAATTTTCTCGACCGTCCACTATTAAATCTGATTAATAGGCTATTTCAAATTAGTCATAAAACACTTATTCTTGAAATTAATGTTAAAAGAATTTTGGCTAACAATCATGAACTCACCCCAGAAGAAAGATATAATATTTTTTTAAATGATTCTCTTACGGATAAACACTATTTAGAAAACTTTCACAATGAATATTCCGTGCTTTTCCGATTATTATTACAAACCGTAAAAAAATGGGCTGAATATATTTCAGAAATTATAGAAAATACTCAAAGAGATAAACTTGATTTAAATTTAATTTATAATCAAGGTAACGAATTAGGGGCGATTAAAGGCATCGATCTTGGTTTAGGTGATTCTCATAACGGGAAAAGTGTTGTTTTAATAGAATTTGAATCAGGGAAAAAAATTATATATAAGCCCCGTTCATTATGTATTGATCAGCAGTATAACGAGCTAATTAAATTTTTCAACTCCCAAAAAGCTACAAAAAATAATTTTTTTGAAATAAATGTATTGGATAGAAAGAACTATGGTTGGACTGAATTTATAGAACATTTAGGATGTAAAAAAGAAACTCAAGTAAAAGACTTCTATATAAGAACAGGTAATTTATTGGCTTTAATGTACATCTTAAATGCTACAGACTTCCACCATGAAAATATTATAGCTCACTCTGAGTATCCAGTCCCCATAGACTTGGAATCTTTAATGCATCAGAACTTTTTTGATTTTAATGATGGTGCAAAAAACAAAACTGCAATACAAAAAGCTGATGAACTCATAAAAAAATCCGTGCATTCAATCGGGATGTTACCTCATCAAGCCTTCCTGGAAAAAGGAAATAAAAATAACGTGGGCGTAGATCTAAGTGGAATGGGTGCAAAATTCGAACAAAAATCTTCATACAAAGTACAAAAAATAATTAATTTAAACTCAGATCTTATAAGGTTAGATAAAGACTTCTTTAATATTAAATCTGAAAAAAACAACCCCTATATTCTCGGAGAAACCATTAAAAATTCAGATTATATAGAGGAGATTAAATATGGATTCCACGAATTATATACATGGGTTATGGATCATAAGAATATAATGAGAAATAAATTAGAACAATTTAATAATCTAGAAACACGCTTTATACTTCGTCCCACAAATCAATATAGTCGATTGCTTAATCAAAGTTTTCACCCTGATTTTTTAAGAAACGGGGTTACGCGGGATCTATTTTTACACAGAGTTAATATTAATAAGCCTAAAAAAAATAATATCGACATAATTGTAAAAAAAGAGAAAAAGGATTTATTAAATGGTGACATACCTTTTTTCTTCACAAAAGTCAATGAGCCTCATCTTTATATTGATAAATTAAACAGAGTAGATAACTATTTTAAAAAAAGTAATAGAGAACTGATAAGATCAAAAATTACTCATTTATCTAAAAATGATTTATCGTTACAACTAAATATTATTCATATGTCCGTACTAGCAGGGGACTCACAATATAGTAACGAATCCATTGAGATAAACCTTGAAAAACAACCTGATAAAACTATTTTAAAAAACGATTACCTCAAGCAGGCTGTAAAAATTGGAGAGTATATTCTTTCAAAAGCTATAAATGGAAAAGTTAATAATCTCCCCGACTATTGTTGGATTAGTACCATTTTTGATGGTACAGAAGAATCTAACTGGCGTATTAGTCCTACTGGAGTGGATTTATATAATGGAAATGCAGGTGTAGCCATATTTCTTTCATATTTGTCTAAGCTAACAAATCGTACTGATTTTAAAAAGGCTAGTTATGTTTCATTGAACTCTATTAGAGAACAATTTAAAAATACTAACCCTAATGAGTTGGTTCACCTGGGTGCTTTTGATGGCTGGGCTGGCTGCCTCTACAGTATGTATATTATTGCAGAGTGTTGGAATGATTCGGAACTAAAGGAAGAAGTATATAACGGAGTAGATGTAATAAACGCCTCTCTAAAACATGTAGAGGAAATTGACATAACCAGTGGCCTAGCTGGAGTATTAGGCATACTTCTATCTATATACAAAACTACCGATTATCAAAATGCCTTAAAAGGAGCAGAAACTTGTGCTAATAAAATAATTAATAGCTCTGTTACTATTGGAAAAGGTATCGCTTGGCAATCTCCTCTAGATAATATAGCTTACACAGGCTTTGCTCATGGTACCTCTGGAATTGTGTCTATGCTCGCTCGTTTATATACAATTAACAAAGATCCAACTCTTTTAGATACCATAAAAAAAGGATTATGTTTTGAAAGAGGTAATTATGTATCTTCGCAAAAGAATTGGAAGAGGTCATTCACAGATAATACATTCCAATACTCTTGGTGCCATGGCGCTCCAGGAATACTTCTAAGTCGATTAATCTTAAAAGATATTGGCTATCAGGATAACTTAATAGACCAAGAAATTCTGACTGCAATTAGTACAACTCTAGAAAGAGGAGTTGCCTGTAATCATTCTCTTTGTCACGGGAATTTCGGTCAGATAGAAATTTTAAAAATAGCTAGCCAATTAATAGATGATACAAGCCTTAATAATAAAATAGCTTCTCTAACTGAATATGTATTACAGGACATAGATTTAAAAGGAATGGATCAACTCAGTTCTAAAAGAATAGAAACTCAGGGACTCATGAATGGGCTAGCTGGATATGGATATGGGTTACTAGCTCAATCTACAGACATTCCTCTTCCTTCTCTCTTAATGTTAGGTCCCGTAAATCACTAG
- a CDS encoding S8 family peptidase, whose amino-acid sequence MNIFKKYFLSIISIILLVSFVPNNIEAKEREYYSVLIKDNADFNAIVNKLNKDDQKVIYSIPEVKLIQIEGEKAKVISTIGSESIEEINQSNEGIKTYTANINDEKILGNESIWDTQWDMRRITHNGESYKLHSPSGKVSVALIDSGYPENHPDFKSISMGKSKNLVPKGGYKGNEPAETGNIDQLTDLTGHGTSVLSQINADGLMKGVAPGIPVNMYRVFGKGSADTTWIIKGIIEAVKDENDVINISAGSYLLKNGKYSDGSDNNSAEIKAYKKAINYANKKGSIVVSALGNDSINVNNNSELLGFLNNQIKDKGRTAIGTVEDIPAQLANVISVASTGPDKEISSYSNYGKNTIDFTAPGGDIKLLNKFGADVWMRDEMFKKEAILVAHPQGGYYYNFGNSLATPKVSGALALVIDKYGYKNKPNKAIGHLRRNSNAENEIDLYKALQE is encoded by the coding sequence ATGAATATTTTCAAAAAATATTTTCTGAGTATAATTAGTATTATATTACTAGTTAGTTTTGTGCCAAATAACATCGAAGCAAAAGAAAGGGAATATTACTCTGTCCTTATAAAAGATAATGCAGACTTTAATGCTATTGTAAATAAGTTGAACAAAGATGATCAAAAAGTTATTTATTCTATACCAGAAGTTAAGTTAATTCAAATTGAGGGAGAAAAGGCTAAGGTCATATCTACTATTGGTTCGGAGAGTATTGAGGAGATTAATCAATCTAATGAAGGGATTAAAACATACACCGCCAACATTAATGATGAAAAAATATTAGGTAATGAATCTATATGGGATACACAATGGGATATGAGAAGAATTACCCATAATGGAGAGAGTTATAAACTTCACTCCCCATCAGGTAAGGTATCTGTAGCTCTTATCGATTCGGGTTACCCAGAAAATCATCCGGATTTTAAAAGTATTTCCATGGGAAAATCTAAAAATCTTGTACCAAAGGGTGGGTACAAAGGAAACGAGCCAGCGGAAACAGGAAATATAGATCAATTAACAGATTTAACAGGGCATGGAACCAGTGTTCTAAGTCAGATAAATGCTGATGGATTAATGAAAGGGGTAGCACCCGGCATACCTGTTAATATGTATAGAGTATTTGGAAAGGGTTCAGCAGATACAACTTGGATAATTAAAGGAATTATTGAGGCTGTAAAAGACGAAAATGATGTTATTAATATAAGTGCAGGCTCATATCTATTGAAAAACGGAAAATATTCTGATGGTAGTGATAATAATAGTGCCGAAATTAAAGCTTATAAAAAAGCTATTAATTATGCAAATAAAAAAGGAAGTATTGTTGTTAGTGCTTTAGGAAATGATTCAATAAATGTAAATAACAATAGCGAACTGTTAGGTTTTTTGAATAATCAAATAAAAGATAAAGGAAGAACAGCAATTGGAACAGTAGAAGATATACCTGCTCAGTTAGCTAATGTTATTTCTGTTGCTTCAACAGGACCGGATAAAGAAATTTCTTCATATTCAAATTATGGAAAGAATACAATAGATTTTACTGCCCCTGGTGGTGATATTAAGTTGTTAAATAAATTTGGTGCAGATGTATGGATGAGAGATGAAATGTTCAAAAAAGAAGCTATCCTTGTTGCACATCCTCAGGGAGGATACTATTATAACTTTGGTAATTCATTAGCAACACCTAAAGTGTCGGGTGCTTTAGCGCTAGTGATAGATAAGTATGGATATAAAAATAAGCCGAACAAAGCTATTGGTCATTTAAGGAGAAATAGTAATGCAGAAAATGAAATAGATTTGTATAAAGCACTTCAAGAATAA
- a CDS encoding AraC family transcriptional regulator, with amino-acid sequence MKTSKVTEWILGGRNPGNYILYNDVNMKYSNDVSKNLYSLEDKEGYAAVFHFLDENLYLGERVKFSGMIMTKAVKEYAGLWIRAEQQGNDLWEVYHIHSDPISTTNSWEEYRVILDIPKNIETLSVGVSLKGTGHIWFSSMSVEIVDEKNY; translated from the coding sequence ATGAAGACTAGTAAAGTAACAGAATGGATATTAGGTGGACGGAATCCAGGTAATTATATTTTATACAATGATGTTAATATGAAATATTCAAACGACGTTTCGAAAAATTTGTATTCTCTAGAAGATAAAGAAGGCTATGCTGCGGTTTTTCATTTTTTGGATGAAAATTTATATTTAGGTGAAAGGGTTAAATTTTCAGGAATGATAATGACAAAGGCAGTTAAAGAATATGCTGGTTTATGGATTAGGGCTGAGCAGCAGGGAAATGATCTTTGGGAGGTTTATCATATACATTCTGATCCCATAAGTACGACAAATTCGTGGGAAGAATATCGTGTGATTTTAGATATACCAAAAAATATAGAAACATTATCAGTAGGAGTGTCTTTAAAAGGTACTGGTCATATATGGTTTAGTTCAATGAGTGTTGAAATTGTAGATGAAAAGAACTATTGA
- a CDS encoding ATP-dependent DNA helicase, with amino-acid sequence MAALVPTLVYRKYNLLHSRNIMYVTATINLQGQLENEEIPLLRKLGFTQKTITAKGMSHYYCHSRAKQMNKNGMDTVKSRKFKNIVQHFFNGSKTGQRSELASKFDFEIDHDIWKQINMESSSLCRNCKFAYNCSTRKHRNNFKSSDNQLVITNHGQLIQSLLNDLDSDTAHESTLKTDIGVIIIDEAHEFQEAFMKIIEKRINIPQLKSITNTIKRKNEKWKNSVQKLLNWIHKVKKEHPEIDNGNFKLDPSAIEIFNNLKDILHANLLVYKDNRGQELEDLLRIIDLFVKENKYTTWFNLEDNGFYAITNHFKKEFRQLLKYMQSKNKIIFMSGTLTVDSDFSFIENKWGIKPNEAITKSFKSPFDYKNQAIIYIPKGLDHPVSKTFTQTASKPIKDLLNLTGGRTLLLNTSNKQKNEFYREIRNELQGKEIPVYNQGENSTEVLTQLFKENETSVLVGTGSYFSGFSVSGMALTSVILNKLPFTSKDDPIIDLMSQGLSYEDKNNLVINPMMANKLNQAVGRLIRNINDYGIITILDCRIFQSRYYDKYGRYVQNLLRNQGYRLTSEWEDVRSFYTTKLLNGAAAEYIDYDRSLLSIGPMIKQSSNRIIKAHKKAINRSNTQKKARVSQNININTSKRKTNKKKASRLKEPNNIKSTSTIERITLKPMIKSTDRMEQEQKLYLKFICANYNIIINNNDSVEDIFSRLCHDLLVMNQSPEKLLDKFPYRDSKEKSTFKQYLSIKTSTNSNKEDKIIIKQQRAFLRKIAASEEVPYIYKSDVTESYKKLYRELVQRWKDTNNLKNHFPYKDEAQHNELYSFHEGTKKIELPLCTDWGCSGKCSTEEHKRIETYFINKYVATTVVFTDSKRINITPSNILEKEDFRPKSFQ; translated from the coding sequence TTGGCAGCGTTAGTACCGACCCTAGTATATAGAAAATATAACCTCTTACATAGCCGGAATATAATGTACGTCACAGCTACTATTAATCTACAGGGGCAATTAGAAAACGAGGAAATCCCACTATTAAGAAAATTAGGGTTCACCCAAAAAACTATAACCGCAAAGGGAATGTCACACTATTATTGCCATAGTAGGGCTAAACAGATGAATAAAAACGGTATGGATACTGTTAAATCTCGCAAATTCAAGAACATTGTACAGCATTTTTTCAATGGTAGTAAAACCGGACAAAGAAGTGAGCTAGCTAGTAAATTTGACTTTGAAATTGATCATGATATATGGAAACAAATCAATATGGAGTCTAGTTCACTTTGTAGAAATTGCAAGTTTGCATATAACTGTTCAACAAGAAAGCACCGTAATAATTTTAAATCCTCGGATAACCAATTAGTAATAACTAATCATGGACAACTAATTCAATCCCTATTAAACGATTTAGACTCTGATACAGCACATGAGTCAACATTGAAGACTGATATAGGAGTTATCATCATTGATGAGGCCCATGAATTTCAAGAAGCATTTATGAAAATAATCGAAAAAAGGATTAACATTCCTCAATTAAAATCAATAACTAATACGATTAAACGAAAAAATGAAAAATGGAAAAACTCAGTACAAAAGCTATTAAATTGGATACATAAAGTAAAAAAAGAACATCCAGAAATTGATAACGGAAATTTTAAACTTGATCCTAGCGCTATAGAAATATTTAATAATCTAAAAGATATACTTCATGCAAATTTACTTGTGTATAAAGATAATAGAGGACAAGAGCTGGAGGACCTATTACGCATTATAGATTTGTTTGTAAAAGAAAATAAATATACAACGTGGTTTAATTTAGAAGATAATGGGTTTTATGCCATAACAAATCATTTTAAAAAAGAGTTTAGACAACTTTTAAAGTACATGCAATCCAAGAATAAAATTATATTCATGTCTGGAACGTTAACCGTAGATTCAGATTTCTCATTTATAGAAAATAAATGGGGGATCAAACCGAATGAAGCTATTACTAAAAGCTTCAAAAGCCCCTTTGATTATAAAAATCAGGCCATAATATATATTCCAAAGGGTTTAGATCACCCAGTATCAAAAACATTCACCCAAACGGCATCTAAGCCTATTAAAGACCTACTTAATTTAACTGGTGGCCGAACACTTCTCTTAAATACCTCAAATAAGCAAAAAAATGAGTTTTATAGAGAGATACGAAATGAACTACAGGGGAAAGAAATTCCTGTATATAATCAAGGTGAGAATAGTACTGAAGTCTTAACACAGCTTTTTAAAGAGAATGAAACCAGCGTTTTAGTTGGCACTGGGAGTTATTTTTCAGGATTTTCAGTATCTGGTATGGCATTGACTTCAGTTATCCTTAATAAATTACCGTTTACATCCAAAGATGATCCTATAATAGATTTAATGAGCCAGGGGCTGTCTTACGAGGATAAAAATAATTTAGTTATAAACCCTATGATGGCAAACAAGTTAAATCAAGCAGTAGGTAGATTAATTAGAAATATTAATGATTATGGAATTATTACTATACTAGACTGTAGAATATTTCAATCACGATACTATGATAAGTATGGTCGATACGTTCAGAATTTGTTACGTAATCAAGGATATAGATTGACTAGCGAGTGGGAAGATGTCCGATCTTTTTATACCACAAAGTTATTAAATGGGGCTGCTGCAGAGTATATAGATTATGACAGAAGTTTATTAAGCATCGGACCAATGATAAAACAGAGCAGTAATAGAATAATAAAGGCTCATAAAAAAGCAATTAATCGTTCCAACACCCAAAAGAAAGCACGAGTCTCCCAGAATATAAATATTAATACTTCAAAAAGAAAAACAAATAAGAAAAAGGCGTCAAGATTAAAGGAACCTAATAATATAAAGAGTACCTCTACAATTGAACGAATAACTCTAAAACCTATGATTAAATCAACTGATAGGATGGAACAAGAACAAAAATTATACCTAAAATTTATATGTGCAAACTACAATATAATTATAAACAATAACGATTCTGTAGAAGATATATTTTCCAGATTGTGTCACGATCTACTTGTAATGAATCAATCACCGGAAAAATTGTTGGACAAATTTCCATATAGGGATAGTAAAGAGAAAAGCACATTTAAGCAATACCTATCAATTAAAACAAGTACTAATTCTAACAAAGAAGATAAAATAATAATTAAACAACAAAGGGCATTTTTGAGAAAAATAGCGGCAAGTGAAGAGGTCCCTTATATATATAAATCGGATGTCACAGAATCGTATAAGAAACTTTATCGCGAGTTAGTTCAACGATGGAAAGATACCAACAACTTAAAAAATCATTTTCCTTATAAAGATGAAGCTCAACATAACGAATTATACAGTTTTCATGAAGGGACAAAAAAAATAGAACTGCCTCTATGTACAGATTGGGGCTGCAGTGGTAAATGTAGTACAGAAGAACACAAGCGAATAGAAACGTATTTTATTAATAAATACGTTGCAACAACAGTCGTGTTCACAGATTCAAAGCGTATTAATATTACACCATCAAATATTCTAGAAAAAGAAGACTTTCGTCCAAAGAGCTTTCAATAA
- the mutL gene encoding DNA mismatch repair endonuclease MutL, producing MGKIRKLDDQLSNLIAAGEVVERPASVVKELVENSIDANSTSIEIHLEEAGLSKIRIIDNGDGIAEEDCIVAFERHATSKIKDENDLFRIRTLGFRGEALPSIASVSELELITSTGDAPGTHLIIKGGDIIKQEKTASRKGTDITVQNLFFNTPARLKYMKTIHTELGNITDIVYRIAMSHPEVSLKLFHNEKKLLHTSGNGDVRQVLASIYSIQVAKKLVPIEAESLDFTIKGYVTLPEVTRASRNYMSTIVNGRYVRNFVLMKAIQQGYHTLLPVGRYPIGFLSIEMDPMLVDVNVHPAKLEVRFSKEQELLKLIEETLQAAFKKIQLIPDAGVTTKKKEKDESVQEQFQFEHAKPKEPSMPEIILPTGMDEKREEPLAVKQPAQLWQPPKQEWQPPQSLVREEQSWQPSTKPIIEEPIREEKSWNSNDEDFELEELEEEVQEIEEIEMNGNDLPPLYPIGQMHGTYIFAQNDKGLYMIDQHAAQERINYEYFRDKVGRVAQEVQELLVPYRIDLSLTEFLRVEEQLEELKKVGLFLEQFGHQSFIVRSHPTWFPKGQETEIIDEMMEQVVKLKKVDIKKLREEAAIMMSCKASIKANQYLTNDQIFALLEELRTTTNPYTCPHGRPILVHHSTYELEKMFKRVM from the coding sequence ATGGGGAAAATTCGCAAACTCGATGACCAACTCTCTAATTTAATTGCGGCAGGAGAAGTAGTAGAGCGCCCTGCCTCAGTCGTAAAAGAACTTGTGGAAAATTCTATCGATGCGAATAGTACATCTATTGAAATCCACTTAGAAGAAGCTGGTTTATCGAAAATTCGCATCATTGATAATGGGGATGGCATTGCAGAAGAAGATTGCATCGTCGCTTTTGAACGACATGCGACGAGCAAAATTAAAGATGAAAACGATCTGTTTCGCATAAGAACACTCGGTTTCCGCGGTGAGGCATTGCCGAGTATTGCCTCAGTTAGTGAATTAGAATTAATTACTAGCACAGGTGATGCACCTGGTACACACCTTATTATTAAAGGTGGAGACATTATAAAGCAGGAAAAAACAGCGAGCCGAAAAGGAACAGATATTACAGTACAAAACTTATTCTTTAATACACCAGCGCGTCTTAAATATATGAAAACTATTCATACAGAGCTTGGGAATATTACAGATATCGTGTATCGTATTGCAATGTCACATCCAGAAGTATCGTTAAAGCTGTTTCATAATGAAAAGAAATTGCTTCACACATCAGGAAATGGTGATGTAAGACAAGTACTTGCATCGATTTACAGTATTCAAGTTGCGAAGAAGCTTGTTCCAATTGAAGCTGAATCTCTAGATTTCACAATTAAAGGTTATGTAACATTACCAGAAGTAACGAGAGCATCTCGAAATTATATGTCAACGATTGTAAATGGTCGTTACGTTCGAAATTTCGTATTAATGAAAGCTATTCAGCAAGGATACCATACATTATTGCCAGTCGGACGATATCCAATCGGCTTCTTATCGATTGAAATGGATCCAATGCTTGTTGACGTTAATGTGCATCCTGCAAAATTAGAAGTTCGTTTTAGTAAAGAACAAGAATTGCTAAAGCTTATCGAAGAAACATTGCAAGCAGCATTTAAAAAAATACAGCTCATCCCAGATGCAGGTGTAACAACGAAGAAAAAAGAAAAAGATGAAAGTGTGCAAGAACAGTTTCAGTTTGAGCATGCGAAGCCGAAAGAGCCATCTATGCCGGAAATCATTTTACCGACAGGCATGGATGAAAAACGAGAAGAACCACTGGCTGTGAAACAGCCAGCACAACTGTGGCAACCGCCGAAGCAAGAATGGCAACCACCACAGTCGCTCGTAAGAGAAGAACAAAGTTGGCAACCATCTACTAAACCGATAATAGAAGAACCGATTCGAGAAGAGAAATCGTGGAACAGTAACGATGAAGACTTTGAATTAGAGGAATTGGAAGAAGAAGTTCAGGAAATAGAAGAGATCGAAATGAACGGTAATGACTTACCACCACTTTATCCAATTGGACAAATGCATGGAACATATATTTTCGCTCAAAATGATAAAGGCTTATATATGATTGACCAACATGCCGCGCAGGAACGTATTAATTATGAATACTTCCGTGATAAAGTAGGAAGAGTAGCACAAGAAGTACAAGAGCTACTTGTACCATACCGTATTGACTTATCTCTTACTGAATTTTTACGTGTCGAAGAGCAGCTAGAAGAACTAAAAAAAGTTGGACTATTTTTGGAGCAATTCGGCCATCAATCCTTTATCGTTCGCTCGCATCCAACTTGGTTCCCGAAAGGTCAAGAAACAGAAATTATCGACGAAATGATGGAACAAGTTGTCAAACTAAAAAAAGTGGATATTAAAAAACTACGTGAAGAAGCAGCCATCATGATGAGCTGTAAAGCGTCCATTAAAGCAAATCAATATTTAACGAACGATCAAATATTTGCTTTACTGGAAGAACTACGTACAACAACAAATCCATACACATGCCCGCACGGAAGACCGATTCTTGTGCATCATTCTACTTATGAGCTGGAGAAGATGTTTAAGAGGGTTATGTAG